The following are from one region of the Megachile rotundata isolate GNS110a chromosome 15, iyMegRotu1, whole genome shotgun sequence genome:
- the Rap1 gene encoding RAS oncogene family member Rap1, with protein sequence MREYKIVVLGSGGVGKSALTVQFVQGIFVEKYDPTIEDSYRKQVEVDGQQCMLEILDTAGTEQFTAMRDLYMKNGQGFVLVYSITAQSTFNDLQDLREQILRVKDTDDVPMVLVGNKCDLEDERVVGKDQGVNLARQFNCAFMETSAKAKINVYDIFYDLVRQINKKSPEKKMKQKKKSLCLLL encoded by the exons ATGcgtgaatataaaatagtagtGTTGGGCAGTGGAGGTGTAGGCAAGTCCGCCCTCACTGTCCAGTTCGTGCAGGGTATCTTCGTGGAGAAGTACGATCCAACGATCGAGGACAGCTACCGCAAACAGGTCGAGGTCGACGGTCAACAATGTATGTTAGAAATCCTAGACACAGCCGGAACG GAACAATTCACAGCCATGAGGGACCTTTACATGAAGAACGGACAAGGATTCGTGTTAGTATACTCGATAACGGCACAGTCAACGTTCAACGACCTGCAAGACCTCAGGGAACAAATCCTGCGGGTAAAGGACACAGATGACGTGCCGATGGTCCTCGTGGGTAACAAGTGCGACCTGGAGGACGAAAGGGTAGTGGGCAAAGACCAGGGCGTCAACCTTGCCCGGCAATTTAACTGCGCCTTCATGGAGACCTCTGCCAAAGCCAAAATTAATGTTTACGAT ATTTTCTACGACCTGGTGCGACAAATCAACAAAAAGTCGCCAGAGAAGAAGATGAAACAGAAAAAGAAATCGCTGTGCCTACTTCTGTAA
- the LOC100877846 gene encoding fatty acyl-CoA hydrolase precursor, medium chain, with protein sequence MKCPAWLLFALFPLLFAGIPVSSSQRTHARQGLGREQPLVKISDQGTVAGKEVFLSPTQKVVQYLGIPYAQPPVGKLRFSNPVTDPLPSWSGVRNATQFAPSCQQLTNRLKLHEQHYKGLLPPDQPDPGVSEDCLYLNIFAPDGNKPDEGWPVMVWFHGGDFNTGTPAIWDASIFVNKHKVIVVTVAYRLNILGFFTTTDAEAPGNYGMFDQIASLDWVQKKIHHFGGTSSNVVIYGHDSGAISVGLHLISPLSKGKFSKAIAMSGDALSSVGTLQRELSVVDIVAEKFGCYRRPTSALMECLRRVPVKLLVHQSSDIESWGPITDFETNNSTEPFLPDHAINMLESGNFYSVPLLAGYTNNEYALTYIEGLDKENAEGKMSYDTFQMMITDWFSALVQGPEDNSTCELKPEMVAEAVLFFYKPHPPTKDQGALRDRYLDLQIDRNIAAGMTLLAGKVAKEKRAFVYRFDYRPKTQSVIKDVPEWAGVPHMFELPFVWGLPLQAGSPIQWNFNDKKMAEVVMAMIAGFVKTGNPSLNNVKWEPYTEDEPGILIIDRNIDMAQANTVDYKALAFWNEYYPMILEEATNNCCNVTGSGAAWRRSSYNVVFSGLFWVMVTSGFLEL encoded by the exons ATGAAGTGTCCCGCGTGGCTGCTTTTCGCGTTGTTCCCGCTGTTGTTTGCCGGAATACCGGTGTCCAGCTCGCAGAGGACCCACGCGAGGCAGGGCCTGGGTCGTGAGCAACCCCTTGTCAAGATTTCTGATCAGGGAACTGTCGCTGGCAAGGAG GTGTTCCTAAGTCCGACGCAGAAAGTTGTACAGTATTTGGGAATACCGTACGCACAACCACCCGTCGGTAAACTACGCTTCTCCAACCCCGTTACCGATCCTCTTCCATCATGGAGCGGTGTACGAAACGCTACTCAGTTTGCACCGTCTTGCCAGCAATTGACGAATCGATTGAAACTTCACGAGCAACATTACAAAGGATTGCTACCACCTGATCAACCTGATCCTGGGGTCAGCGAGGACTGTctttatttgaacattttcgCTCCGGATG GAAATAAACCGGACGAAGGATGGCCGGTGATGGTGTGGTTCCACGGCGGTGACTTCAACACCGGAACACCAGCGATCTGGGACGCGTCTATTTTCGTCAACAAACACAAA GTGATAGTAGTCACGGTGGCGTATCGTTTGAACATCCTCGGCTTCTTCACCACAACGGACGCGGAGGCGCCGGGTAATTACGGTATGTTCGATCAGATCGCATCCCTGGACTGGGTCCAGAAGAAGATCCATCACTTCGGTGGTACCTCCTCCAACGTGGTGATCTACGGCCACGACTCGGGCGCAATCAGCGTGGGTCTTCACCTGATCAGTCCTCTGAGCAAAGGCAAGTTCTCCAAAGCGATCGCGATGAGCGGCGACGCGTTGAGCTCCGTGGGTACTCTTCAAAGGGAGCTGTCCGTGGTGGACATAGTCGCCGAGAAGTTCGGCTGCTATCGTCGTCCAACGTCAGCGCTGATGGAGTGCCTTCGTCGGGTACCCGTGAAGCTTCTGGTCCACCAATCGTCGGACATAGAGTCCTGGGGTCCCATCACCGACTTCGAGACCAACAACTCCACCGAGCCGTTTCTTCCGGATCATGCCATAAACATGTTAGAGAGCGGCAACTTCTACTCCGTCCCTCTGCTAGCTGGCTACACGAACAACGAGTACGCGTTGACCTACATCGAAGGCCTGGATAAAGAGAACGCCGAGGGCAAGATGTCCTACGACACCTTCCAGATGATGATTACGGACTGGTTCTCGGCGCTGGTCCAGGGCCCAGAAGACAACAGCACCTGCGAGCTGAAGCCAGAGATGGTCGCAGAGGCGGTGCTGTTCTTCTACAAACCCCATCCGCCGACCAAGGACCAGGGCGCACTGCGTGACAGATACCTGGACCTGCAAATCGATAGGAATATCGCGGCTGGAATGACTCTGCTGGCTGGCAAGGTGGCCAAGGAGAAGCGGGCGTTCGTTTACAGGTTCGACTACCGACCCAAGACTCAGTCAGTCATCAAAGACGTACCGGAATGGGCCGGCGTGCCTCACATGTTCGAGTTACCCTTCGTCTGGGGGCTTCCTTTGCAGGCTGGCAGTCCTATCCAGTGGAACTTCAACGATAAGAAGATGGCCGAAGTGGTGATGGCGATGATAGCCGGGTTCGTGAAGACGGGCAATCCCTCGCTGAACAACGTCAAGTGGGAACCGTACACCGAAGACGAGCCTGGGATCCTCATCATCGACAGGAACATCGACATGGCTCAAGCTAACACCGTCGACTACAAAGCGCTCGCTTTCTGGAACGAATACTATCCGATGATTCTGGAAGAGGCCACCAATAACTGTTGTAACGTAACCGGTAGTGGCGCCGCGTGGAGACGAAGTTCTTACAACGTTGTTTTTAGCGGATTGTTTTGGGTAATGGTGACGTCTGGGTTCCTTGAACTGTAG